In Rhizobium sp. ARZ01, a genomic segment contains:
- a CDS encoding cytochrome c oxidase assembly protein, whose product MSDIKASKKQKKGNGTIVAVCLTFVVGMLGMAYAAVPLYDMFCKVTGYGGTTQRVEQASSVILDKKIKVRFDANTGPGLPWTFEPVQRELELKIGETVQVMYKARNTSNADATGQATFNVTPQAAGAYFNKVECFCFTETTLKPGEEMDMPVVFFVDPAIVEPVETKDIHTITLSYTFFPHEKTKPVASADKADEETSKL is encoded by the coding sequence ATGTCGGATATCAAAGCCAGCAAGAAGCAGAAGAAGGGTAACGGCACGATCGTCGCGGTTTGCCTGACGTTTGTCGTCGGCATGCTCGGCATGGCCTATGCCGCCGTTCCGCTCTACGACATGTTCTGCAAGGTGACCGGCTACGGCGGAACGACGCAACGCGTCGAGCAGGCGTCCTCCGTCATCCTCGACAAGAAGATCAAGGTTCGTTTCGATGCCAATACCGGACCGGGTCTGCCGTGGACCTTCGAACCCGTCCAGCGCGAGCTCGAGCTGAAGATCGGCGAGACCGTGCAGGTCATGTACAAGGCACGCAACACTTCGAATGCCGACGCGACCGGGCAGGCGACGTTCAACGTCACGCCGCAGGCGGCCGGTGCCTACTTCAACAAAGTGGAGTGCTTCTGCTTCACCGAGACGACGTTGAAGCCCGGCGAGGAGATGGACATGCCGGTTGTGTTTTTCGTCGATCCGGCGATCGTCGAACCGGTCGAGACCAAGGACATTCATACCATTACGCTTTCCTACACTTTCTTTCCGCACGAGAAGACGAAGCCGGTGGCTTCGGCGGACAAGGCCGATGAGGAAACGAGCAAACTTTGA
- a CDS encoding cytochrome c oxidase subunit 3, producing the protein MAQAHQKNHDYHIIDPSPWPLLSSIGAFVLAIGGIIYMRYLAGGSLKIFGLEMANPWVFVIGLAITLYSMYGWWADTIKEGNEGHHTRVVSLHLRYGMIMFIASEVMFFVAWFWAFFDASLFPGEAIQAARVEHTGGVWPPKGIEVLDPWHLPLYNTIILLLSGTCVTWAHHAILHNDRKGLIQGLTLTVLLGILFSFVQAYEYAHAPFAFKDSIYGATFFMATGFHGFHVLVGTIFLLVCLFRAIGGAFTPKQHFGLEAAAWYWHFVDVVWLFLFFSIYIWGSWGAAIAHG; encoded by the coding sequence ATGGCGCAAGCGCATCAGAAGAATCACGACTACCACATCATCGATCCAAGCCCGTGGCCGCTCCTGTCATCGATCGGCGCTTTCGTGCTGGCGATCGGCGGCATCATCTACATGCGCTACCTCGCTGGCGGCTCCTTGAAGATCTTCGGCCTGGAGATGGCCAACCCGTGGGTCTTCGTGATCGGTCTCGCGATCACGCTTTACTCGATGTACGGCTGGTGGGCCGACACGATCAAGGAAGGCAACGAGGGTCACCACACCCGCGTTGTGTCGCTGCACCTGCGCTACGGCATGATCATGTTCATCGCTTCCGAAGTGATGTTCTTCGTGGCCTGGTTCTGGGCGTTCTTTGATGCCAGCCTCTTCCCGGGCGAGGCCATCCAGGCTGCGCGTGTCGAGCATACCGGTGGCGTCTGGCCGCCGAAGGGCATCGAGGTTCTCGATCCCTGGCATCTGCCGCTCTACAACACCATCATCCTGCTTCTGTCCGGCACCTGCGTGACCTGGGCGCACCATGCGATCCTGCACAACGATCGCAAGGGCCTCATTCAGGGTCTCACCCTGACGGTCCTGCTCGGTATCCTATTCTCGTTCGTTCAGGCTTACGAATACGCGCACGCTCCGTTCGCCTTCAAGGATTCGATCTACGGCGCGACCTTCTTCATGGCGACCGGCTTCCACGGCTTCCACGTTCTGGTCGGCACGATCTTCCTGCTGGTCTGCCTGTTCCGGGCGATCGGCGGCGCGTTCACGCCAAAGCAGCACTTCGGCCTCGAGGCGGCTGCCTGGTACTGGCACTTCGTCGACGTCGTCTGGCTGTTCCTCTTCTTCTCGATCTACATCTGGGGAAGCTGGGGTGCGGCCATCGCCCACGGCTGA
- a CDS encoding DUF983 domain-containing protein: MNEDRAHFPPVEPFSTGMRGHCPRCGQGKLFDGYLKVKPRCAACGLDNAFADSGDGPVVFVLLIVGFVVLGLALWMEVNLSPPLWLHFLLWIPLATVFGLVLTRMLKGVLIALQYRNKARPGEIDRG, encoded by the coding sequence ATGAATGAAGACAGGGCCCACTTTCCGCCGGTCGAACCGTTTTCGACCGGGATGCGCGGTCATTGTCCGCGCTGCGGACAGGGGAAGCTTTTCGACGGGTACCTGAAGGTCAAGCCGCGCTGTGCCGCCTGCGGGTTAGACAACGCGTTCGCCGACTCCGGTGATGGACCCGTCGTTTTCGTTCTTCTGATCGTGGGCTTCGTCGTTCTCGGTCTCGCCTTGTGGATGGAGGTCAATCTCAGTCCGCCACTCTGGCTGCACTTCCTGCTGTGGATTCCGCTCGCAACCGTGTTCGGCCTGGTGCTGACACGCATGTTGAAGGGTGTGCTGATCGCACTCCAGTATCGCAACAAAGCGCGGCCCGGTGAGATTGACCGTGGCTGA
- a CDS encoding SURF1 family protein, which translates to MAEAQPRARGPVRKILAALVWVAALATLLSLGTWQVQRLAWKEKLLADISERRTEEPVTLEAIEAMERTGGDIEYRPLSVTGTFDHDKERHFLATWNGQSGYHVYTPLLLADGRYVFINRGFAPFEKKEARTRGEGQIAGGQTLSGLAREKLDGKPSSLVPDNDISKNVFYWKDLDAMAASTGIAPANLVPFFIDADSATNPGGLPVGGVTQFEMPNNHLQYALTWYGLALAMVGVSGVYIWRARR; encoded by the coding sequence GTGGCTGAGGCGCAGCCGCGGGCACGCGGTCCCGTGCGGAAGATTCTGGCGGCACTGGTATGGGTTGCTGCACTTGCAACGCTGCTGTCGCTTGGAACCTGGCAGGTGCAGCGGCTTGCCTGGAAGGAAAAGCTGCTCGCAGACATATCCGAGCGGAGGACAGAGGAACCTGTCACGCTCGAAGCAATCGAGGCGATGGAAAGGACAGGCGGCGACATCGAGTATCGGCCGCTATCGGTCACCGGCACTTTCGATCACGACAAGGAGCGACACTTCCTCGCCACCTGGAACGGCCAGTCCGGCTATCATGTCTACACGCCGCTGCTGCTGGCCGACGGGCGATACGTCTTCATCAACCGCGGCTTTGCACCCTTCGAGAAGAAGGAGGCAAGGACCCGAGGGGAGGGACAGATTGCGGGCGGACAGACATTGAGCGGGCTGGCGCGCGAGAAACTCGACGGGAAACCCTCATCGCTCGTTCCGGACAATGATATTTCCAAGAACGTATTTTACTGGAAGGACCTTGATGCGATGGCCGCGAGCACCGGCATCGCGCCTGCGAACCTCGTGCCGTTCTTCATCGACGCGGACAGCGCGACCAATCCGGGCGGGCTTCCAGTTGGCGGTGTGACCCAGTTCGAGATGCCGAACAATCATCTGCAATATGCGCTGACCTGGTATGGCCTGGCGCTGGCAATGGTGGGCGTGAGCGGCGTCTACATCTGGCGTGCGCGTCGGTAA